From the Streptococcus hyointestinalis genome, the window TGTGCTCAAGCTCCTACAAAAGAAAAAACTCTGGTCCAACCTTTATGTGAGGGCATTCCTACGCAGTGGCGACTATTTTTCACTTTTTGTGCGTCTCTTTGCGCTAGCTGTGCTGTCTCTGCTCTTTATTAGCAATCGCTTTTTAGCGGCAGGTCTGGCTCTCGTTTTTAACTATCTCCTGCTCTTTCAGCTATTAGCGCTCTATAACCATTATGATTACCAATACCTTATCAAACTTTATCCGATTGGAAATCAAGAAAAAAAACAAAACCTCAAGCAGTTTTTACGTGTGCTGGCTTATCTTATGACACTTGTCGAGCTGGTATTTGCCTTTGATCTTCAAGCTAGCCTCTTACTTGTGCTTGTGATGGTTGTCTTAGTTGAGGGCTATCTTTCTTACAAGATACGGAAGATGATTGACTAAGTGCTTAAAAACAAGTAAAATGGTGATAGAAATCAAGTCATCTAGAAAGGAGAAGCCTGTGGCTAATTCAGAACAAGAGCTTACCCTCACGCCTTTACGTGGCAAGAGCGGCAAGGCTTATATCGGACAATATCCTAATGGAGAGCGTATCTTTGTCAAGTTAAATACCACTCCGATTTTACCTGCCCTTGCAAAAGAACAAATCGCTCCGCAACTTTTGTGGGCAAGACGTACCGCAAATGGTGATATGATGAGTGCTCAGGAGTGGTTGGACGGACGGATTTTGACACGTGAGGACATGACCAGTAAACAAGTCATGCAAATCCTAGTGCGCCTGCACAAGTCAAGACCCTTAGTCAACCAACTCTTACAGTTGGACTATAAAATTGAAAATCCCTATGATTTATTAGTGTCTTGGGAGAAAAATGCTGCGCTGCAAATCCGTGAAAACACTTATCTGCAAAGCGTTGTCAAGGACCTTCGCCGCAGTCTACCAGAGTTCAACTCAGATATTGCAACCATTGTCCACGGTGATATTAAAAACAGCAACTGGATTATCACAACGAGTGGGCTGATTTATCTGGTGGATTGGGATTCTGTGCGCTTGACCGATCGGATGTATGACGTGGCATATCTCCTTAGTCACTACATCCCTAGAAATCGTTGGCACGAGTGGCTAAAAGGCTATGGCTACAAGGATAATGAGAAAGTCCGCCGTAAAATCAATTGGTTTGGGCAATTCTCTTATCTTAATCAGATTACCACATGTTTTGACCAACGTGATATGGAGTATGTTAACCAAGAAATCTATGGTTTACGTAAATTTAGAGAAATGATGACAAAAGAAGATGCGAGTTAGACGACGTAAAGGTGCCGAGGAACACCTAGCAAATCATCCTCAGTTTGTAGTTTCAAAACCAGAAGACGCCAAAGGACATTGGCATGAGCTTTTTGGCAATAACAACCCCATCCACATCGAGGTTGGCTCAGGAAAAGGTGCCTTTATCACTGGAATGGCAAAAAAACATCCTGATATCAACTATATCGGCATTGACCTGCAGCTGTCTGTACTTAGCTACGCACTTGATAAAGTGATTGCAAGTGATTGCCCAAATGTCAAGCTGCTCTTAGTAGACGGCTCTAGCTTGACCGATTATTTTGAAAATAGCGAAGTGGATCTGATGTATCTGAACTTTAGCGACCCTTGGCCTAAAAAACGTCATGAAAAACGTCGCTTGACCTACAAGACTTTTCTGGACACCTATCAGCAGATTTTACCTGAAAAAGGTGAGATTCACTTTAAGACAGACAATCGTGGTCTGTTTGAGTACAGTCTTGCTAGCATGTCCCAGTACGGTATGACCATCAAGCAAGTTTGGCTAGATTTGCATGCTAGTGACTTTGAGGGAAATGTCATGACAGAGTACGAAGAGAAATTTTCAAACAAAGGTCAGGTAATCTACAGGGTTGAAGTTTCTTTCAATTCATGATACAATAAATGGAGTTTATGTCTTATCATAGGCTTCTTATGTGGAGAGGTCGCATAGAGGCCGAGTGCGCACGCTTGGAAAGCGTGTAGTCCTTAACGGGGCTCGGGGGTTCGAATCCCCTCCTCTCCTTTTATCTTATTGATATATCAAGGTTTGAGAGGTGTTCACCCGCTTTTTACCCGTCAAATTTCAAGGTTTTGAAAAATCTCTTTGACTATATAAGAGTGATTGGTACAGTTTTGCCAATCACTCTTTTTATGATGTTATGTTCAAGCTAATTATTTAATAGAGCCTCCTCTCCTTTGAGTTTAGGACTTGTCTTATAGTCAAGTCTGTGGTATAATGACTATAAAGTAGTACTAGAATAGGAGGGGCGGAGTTGATGACTTCGCCTCTTATCTTGTACGAAAAGTGCCAAAGCACAAGTTGAATAAATAGCTTAGAAAGCTCTGTCTTTCTAAGGCTAGAGAGTAAGGAGGGGATGAGTATCGCAGCAGCAGATATTATTGCTATTGTCACAGAGACTGTGAGCCCTGTGATCAAGGCACCATTTGAGTTGGTAGATGTCGAGTATGGAAAGCTTGGCGGTGATTATGTGTTAAGTATTTTGGTGGATAAGCCAGAAGGGATCACCGTTGAGGATACGGCAGATTTGACTGAGGTCATCAGCCCACTACTTGATACCATAAAACCAGATCCATTTCCAGAGCAGTACATGCTAGAGATTTCAAGTCATGGTTTAGAGCGTCCGTTAAAGACTAAAGAAAGCCTAGAAAATGCTGTTGGCTCTTATGTCAATATCAGCCTTTATCAAGCTATTGACAAGGTCAAGGTGTTTGAGGGAGACTTGGTTGCTTTTGATGGAGATGAGCTGACGCTAAACTATAAGGACAAGACACGTACAAAAACCGTTACGATTCCCTATCAGACGGTAGCCAAAGCCCGCTTAGCTGTTAAACTTTAAGAAAGGAAATTTCTTGTTAAGCAAGAAGAAGACATTATGAGCAAAGAAATGCTAGAAGCCTTCCGCGTTTTGGAAGAAGAAAAACACATCAATAAAGCTGACATCATCGATGCTGTGACTGAGTCCCTAAAAGCGGCTTATAAGCGTCGTTATGGACAGTCAGAGAGCTGTGCCATTGAGTTTGATGAAAAGACAGCTGACTTTAAAGTCTTTACCGTTCGTGAGGTTGTAGACGAAGTTTTTGATAGTCGCTTGGAAATTAGCTTAAAAGATGCTCTTAAGATTAGCTCAGCTTATGAGTTGGGAGACAAGATTCGCTTTGAAGAGTCTGTCAATGAATTTGGGCGTGTCGCAGCACAATCCGCTAAGCAGACCATCATGGAAAAAATGCGCCGTCAAATGCGTGAAATTACCTACAATGAATACAAAGAGCATGAAGGTGAAATCATGACAGGAACGGTTGAGCGTTTCGACCAGCGCTTTATCTATGTCAATCTTGGCTCGCTTGAGGCGCAACTATCTCACCAAGACCAAATTGCTGGTGAGCGTTTCAAATCGCATGACATGATTGATGTCTATGTCTACAAGGTGGAAAACAATCCTAAAGGGGTCAACGTTTTTGTAAGCCGTAGCCATCCAGAGTTCATCAAGCGCATTATGGAGCGTGAAATTCCTGAAGTGTTTGATGGAACGGTTGAGATTATGAGTGTTGCTCGTGAGGCTGGAGACCGTACAAAGGTTGCTGTTCGTAGCCACAATCCAAATGTTGACGCTATTGGGACAATCGTTGGTCGTGGTGGTAGCAACATCAAAAAAGTGGTTAGCAACTTCCATCCAAAACGCATTGATCCAAAGACAGGCGTTGAGATTCCTGTTGAGGAAAATATCGATGTCATCCAATGGGTAGAAGATCCAGCTGAATTTATCTACAATGCCATTGCACCAGCTGAGGTGGATATGGTCTTGTTTGATGACGAAGATAGCAAACGAGCTACCGTTGTCGTTCCAGACAACAAACTTTCTCTTGCTATTGGACGCCGCGGGCAAAATGTCCGCTTGGCAGCACATCTGACAGGCTATCGTATCGACATCAAGTCAGCTAGTGAATACGAAAAGATTGAAGCTGAAAAAGCTAAAGCTATCGAAGAAGCAGCGCTTGAAGCCAGCGAAGAGTTAGCAGAGGATTTGGCTGAAAATATCGCAGAATTGGCAGAAGATTTGACCAATCAAGAAGCTCAAGAAACAAGTGATGAGCAAGAGACTGCAGCAGAATAAAACAGAAATAGAGGTGTTTCATGGCTAAAACAAGAAAAATACCTTTACGTAAATCAGTTGTGTCAGGAGAGGTCATTGACAAACGTGACCTTCTACGTATCGTCAAAAACAAAGACGGTGAGGTTTTCATTGACCCAACTGGCAAACAAAATGGTCGTGGAGCTTATATCAAGTTAGATAATAGCGAGGCTGCTTTGGCTAAGAAAAACAAGGTCTTTAATCGCAGTTTTTCCATGGATGTACCAGATAGTTTTTATGATGAATTGATTGCTTATGTCGATCATAAAGTCAAAAGAAGAGAGCTCGGTCTTGACTAGTGTAGAAAAATTGTGCAATCTGATTGGTCTAGCGCAGCGTGCAGGCTGTCTTGTCTCTGGTGAAGAGCAGGTGATTAAAGCCATCCAAACGCAAAAAGCGCAGCTTGTCTTTTTAGCGAGTGACGCTAAGAGCAACTTGACCAAAAAGATAACAGATAAAGGTAAATATTATCAAATAGAAGTCTCCACAGTGTTAACAACATTGCAATTAAGCGCTTCTGTTGGCAAGGCTCGCAAGGTTCTTGCCATTACAGACGCTGGATTTTCAAAGAAAATGAGGACTCTTATGAACGAATAGAATAGGAGGACATAATTTGTCAAAGAAGAGATTATACGAAATCGCAAAAGAAGTCGGCAAGCCTAGTAAGGAAATTGTCGCTTATGCTCAATCACTAGGGTTAGAGGTGAAAAGCCACTCTTCTAGTGTCGAAGAGAGCGATGCAAAACGTATTGTAGCGAATTTTTCAGCTCCTAAAAAGGTTGAAAAAGCTCCACAAAAGACAAATGACAAGAACGTCGTAGCAAAACCAGCTGCTGAGCGTAAGGAAGAGCCTAAGGCGCAAAAAGCACAGCCAGCGCCAGCTACGCAAACAAAACCGCAAAGCCGTAATTTTAAGGCTGAGCGTGAAGCAAAGGCACGTGAGCAAGAGCAACGTCGTCAAAATAACCGCAGAGCAAACGATCGCAAGGCTGATAGAGGTGAGCGTCGTGATAATCGCAACCAAAAATCATCTCAAAACCGCAACAATCGTCCGCAAAACGGACAAAATCGCTTTGCAAACAACCGTCAAGCGGATAATCGTGCCAATAAACAGGCTGGTGGTCGCATTGACTTTAAGGCAAGAGCTGCGGCGCTCAAGGCAGAGCAAAATGCAGAATATTCTCGTATGAGCGAGGAGCGTTTCCACAAGGAACAAGAAGCCAAAGCCAACCGCCAAAAAGAAGAAGCTCTGGCTAAAAAAGCTAAGAGCGAAGCTAAAGTTAAAGAAGAAGCGACAAAAGCCAAACAAGCCCCAGCGGCTAAAGTGGCTGTCGCTCAAGAGCCAGCCAAAGAAGCGGTTGACACAAGACGTAAAAAACAAAACCGTCCCGATAAAAGTCGTGATTACAATCGTGACAACGAGGACGGACCAAAACAAACAAAAAATAAGAGAAGTTGGAATAGTCAGAACCAAGTGAGAAATCAACGAAATAGTAACTGGAATCCTAAGAAAAACAAAAAAGGCAAGAACAATCGTAATAGCGCTCCAAAACCAGTCACAGAGCGTAAGTTCCACGAATTGCCAAAAGAATTTGAGTACACAGAAGGCATGACTGTTGCCGAAATCGCAAAACGTATCAAACGTGAACCCGCTGAGATTGTTAAAAAACTCTTTATGATGGGTGTGATGGCAACACAAAACCAATCACTAGATGGTGATACCATTGAGCTTTTGATGGTGGATTATGGTATCGAGGCGCATGCTAAGGTAGAAGTGGATGAAGCAGATATTGAGCGCTTCTTTGTTGATGACGATTACCTCAACAAAGATAAACTCGAAGAGCGTCCACCGGTTGTTACCATCATGGGTCACGTCGACCACGGTAAGACAACCCTTCTAGATACACTGCGTAATTCACGTGTGGCAACAGGTGAAGCTGGTGGTATCACTCAGCATATCGGAGCTTACCAGATCGAAGCAGATGGCAAGAAGATTACCTTCCTTGATACACCAGGGCATGCTGCCTTTACAAGTATGCGTGCACGTGGTGCTTCTGTCACTGATATTACTATCTTGATTGTTGCCGCAGACGATGGTGTTATGCCACAAACCATCGAAGCTATCAACCACTCAAAAGCAGCTGGTGTCCCAATCATCGTTGCTATCAATAAAATTGATAAGCCAGGAGCTAACCCTGAGCGTGTTATCGGTGAATTGGCAGAGCACGGTGTCATCTCAACAGCTTGGGGTGGCGATAGCGAGTTTGTCGAAATCTCTGCTAAGTTTGGACAAAACATCGATGAGCTGTTAGAGACTGTTCTTTTGGTTGCTGAGATGGAAGAGCTAAAAGCAGACCCTACTGTTCGTGCTATCGGTACTGTTATCGAAGCACGCCTTGACAAAGGAAAAGGGGCTGTTGCGACCCTTCTTGTGCAACAAGGTACCTTGCATGTTCAAGACCCAATCGTTGTCGGCAATACCTTTGGTCGTGTCCGTGCCATGGTCAATGACCTTGGACGTCGTGTTAAGGTCGCAGGACCATCAACACCAGTCTCTATCACAGGGCTCAATGAAGCACCTATGGCAGGGGACCACTTTGCGGTTTATGTAGATGAAAAAGCTGCTCGTGCTGCCGGTGAAGAACGTGCTAAACGTGCCCTTCTCAAACAACGTCAAATGACACACCGTGTCAGCCTTGAAAACCTCTTTGATACCCTCAAAGCCGGTGAAGTCAAGTCTGTTAACGTCATCATCAAAGCAGATGTACAAGGGTCTGTCGAAGCCTTGGCTGCGTCTCTTCTTAAGATTGATGTTGAAGGTGTCAAGGTCAATGTCGTTCACTCTGCCGTTGGTGCCATTAACGAGTCAGACGTGACACTTGCAGAAGCTTCTAACGCTGTCATCATCGGATTTAACGTCCGTCCGACACCGCAAGCTCGCCAGCAAGCAGACAGCGATGATGTTGAGATTCGCTTGCACTCTATCATCTACAAGGTCATCGAAGAAGTCGAAGACGCTATGAAGGGTATGCTTGACCCTGAATTTGAAGAAAAAATCATCGGTGAAGCAATTGTCCGTGAAACCTTCAAGGTTTCTAAAGTGGGTACTATCGGAGGCTTCATGGTGACAAGCGGTAAGGTGACTAGAGACTCTAGCGTTCGTGTCATCCGTGACGGTGTCGTTATCTACGATGGTAAACTGGCTAGTCTGAAACATTTCAAAGACGACGTTAAAGAAATCGGAAATGCCCAAGAGGGTGGTCTTATGATTGAAGGCTACAACGACATCAAGGTTGATGACGTGATCGAAGCCTATATCATGGAAGAAATCGATCGTCTCTAAACTTATCAACAGTTTTTAGAAGATAGAGAGGACTATTATGGCAAATTCATTTCGTGTTGATCGTGTCGGTATGGAAATTAAGCGTGAAGTGAACGAGATTTTGCAGAAAAAAGTCCGTGATCCACGTGTGCAAAATGTCACGATAACAGACGTTCAAATGCTGGGTGATTTGTCCATGGCTAAGGTGTTCTACACCGTCATGAGCGACCTCGCATCTGACAATGAAAAAGCCCAAATCGGACTTGAAAAAGCAACAGGAACTATCAAACGTGAGCTTGGAAAGAACTTATCCATGTATAAGATTCCTGACTTGACCTTTATCAAGGACGAGTCTATCGCTTACGGCAATAAGATTGACCAGATGTTGCGTGATTTGGACGCTAAAAAATAAAGCAAAAACCAGTTTGGCTTGTGAACAGCTCCCTGTCAAGTAGACAGTGAAATAATAAAATGATTAAATAGCCTGATTCCTGAATTCAAAAGGAGTCAGGTTGTTTAATTTTGCTTGATACCGTTGTGTATTGTAGAAATCGATGTAGGCTTCTACATCTGTGACTAACTCATCATAGGTCTTATAGTTTTTGAGATGGTAAGACTCTGTCTTGAAATGACCAAAGAAACTTTCAATCGGTGCATTGTCAATACATTTTCCCACACGTGACATAGACAAGGTCAGCCCAGCTTGGTGTGTGATATAACGATATTCCTTCGAGGTGTACTGACTCCCTCGGTCACTATGAATAATTGGTGTAGCACCTGGATTGAGCTCTAAAGCTTTCTTAATCGTCTTCATAACCAATGGATTGTCATTGTTATGACTAATCTCGAAAGCGATGATAGAGCCGTCATACAAGTCTTTGATAGCGCTAAGGTAAGCTTTAGAATTTAGTCCATACTGAAGATAAGTCACATCCGTGCACCATTTCTGATTAGGAGCTGTTGCGGTGAAATCACGATTAAGGATATTTTCTTCGTGAAATCTTTCTCCAACTTTGGTGCAGGACTGTCTAACACGGCGAATAACAGAACGGATACCTAGTATTTTCATCAATCGACGAATACGTTTCTTGTTATAATTTGTGCCAAGCTGGCGATTGACAAAGTTTGTCATACGGCGATAGCCTAGAATGCCATTTTAGTTCCTATGGAATTCCTTGATTTTCTTCATGAGCTTCTTATTCTCTGTCTCAGAAACTGTTTCTATATGATTATGCCATTTATAGTAACCAGACCGTGACACCTTTAAGAGCTGACATAAGGTTTGAATGGGAATATCTGGTTCTTTATCGTGATAATCTTTGATGACTTGGAAGTCATCTAAATGCTTACCTAACCTCACCGACGGTTGCGCCGCTTGACCTCTTCTAACTTTTTTAGCAGGTCAAGCTCAATTTCTAGGAGACGATTACGTTCTTCCAATTGTTTCACTTTGAGTTGAAGTTGTTCAGCTTCGGTAAGATTGGGTTTACTCTCTAATCCTTTTCCACGTCTATCAAGGAGACCTTGAGAGCCATCTTTTTCAAACTTACGCACCCAAGAATAAACCTGCTGGTAAGAGACACCAAACTTCTCAACAGCAGCTTGGTAGTCTTTAGCGTGAGCAATGGTGTAGTTGACAATCTCAATACGTTCTTCGAATGTTGTTGGTCTTCCTTGTTTCATACGGCTGTATCCTTTACTAGTAGCTTTTAAGTCTTTACCACTAGTATATCGTTTTATCCAGCTTCTGAGAACATAAGTATCAGAAATATCATAGCGTTGACAAACATCTATCAACGCCCCTTTTCCATCTAGATAATCTAGGACTGCCTGTTCTTTCAACTCTTGACTATATTTCTTCCAAGTTCGCCTTTCCTTTAGACCATCCACGCCATCTTTCTCATACTTGAGTTTCCAAGATAATATCGTTGACTTACTTACCTTGAATTGCTTACTGAGTTGTGAAATGGACTTCTTATGACTAAAGAGTAATTGAACTATCTCTAGTTTCTCTTCTTCTGATTTTTGACTTCTTTTGGACATATGAAAACTCCCCTTATAGTTTCTAGTGAATTTTTGTTTTTTCACTGTCTACTATAGGGGGAGTATATCATTGTCAAACTGGTTTTTTGATGACCTTTTAGGACGAAAATGCGACCATTTAGGAAATCTGATTAACATGTAACCGTTTTTGTGATATACTTAAACTAACAAAAAGGTACAATTATTTGGTTTTTAAAAAGGAAAAGAGGTGTTTCTTATGCGTAACACGCTAAGATTTATAGGAATTGTCGTTCTTTCTGCCCTGCTCATGTTTGCTCTTGGGAGCTTTTATCACTTTTCTGTGACGAAAAATCTGCTTCTTATAGCATGGAGTCTGATGTTCTCCCTAACAGCCTTTTTAGCAGTCTATAAGCACTCAAAAGAAGTGCTATCAGCAAAAGAATGCGTAAGTTAGTTTTGGCTCTTTGCCAAGTACACGAGCCTAGTGCCTATCATGATTGTCCTTGTCCTTTTGTATGACCTTTTGACAGGAGGGGTGTCAGCTCTCATCGTTTATTTTTACGGTAACATCGTTATTACTTACTATGCTATCGGTGCGATTTTGTCACTGGGTAGACTCGTGTCTGTTGAAAACTCAATCTATCATAAGCTCAAAATGCTGTTTATGAAAAAGGGTCATTCTTAATGGTTTAGAGGGGAGATTGCCATGAAACGTATCAGAGGTCTTATCATGCCCTTACTTATCTCTATCGGTTTTGTCATCGCTGCTCTATGGAATTACTACTCAAAACCTTTGAGTCCGTTCTTATTTGCTTGTAACACCATTGGCTTTGTGGTCTTTTCCATTTTTATAGTACTCATTATCAAGCAGATGATTGACATCAAAAGAAAGAGTTGAGGTGTGTCATGAAAGGTATGAAAAGTTTTATTCTGCCTCTTTGGTTCTTCGTTGGTTTTGTTTTGGTAATTGTGTGGAGTTGCATGAGACATTTTCATCCGTTGTTGATTGCTTTTAATGGCTGTGTTTTTCTGGTCTTTTTCCTCCTTATAGTTGTTCACACACGGAGGATGTTAGATAGTGATAGAAAGAGTTGAGGTGTATCATGAAAACGAAAAAGGAAAGAGAACTTCTCCTCACAGAGAGCTATAATGTGATACTGGATGAGAGGACGAGTGCGAAAGAGCGCAAGCTCCTGCAGGTATTTAACCATAGTGTCGAGTCTGGGAAAGACTTTGAAGTCGCTTGTCGTGAGCTGAAGTCTGCTCTTGAGAGATTAGCTCTTCGACAGCTGGCGCAAAAAGAAAAGCTGAGCGTGGGAATCAGTCAGCTCTATCACAAGCTGTCGTCTTCTTCCTTGAGAGAAAATCTCGAAAAAGGCTTTGCCATGAGTGCCATGTACATCCGTGATTGGTATTAGAAGGGAATATTTTATGGATTTAGAGCGTTTATTTACTAGTGATGAGGAGTTGATGGCGATTTTGTCCACCATTGCTGACTTGGGACTAAAGGATGCTTGGCTGGCTGCTGGGACGCTTCGCAACTATGTCTGGAACTCCCTCTCAGGTAAAAATGGGTTAGAGGAAATGTCTGATGTTGACGTGGTCTTTTTTGACCCAGAGTTATCCTACGAGGCGTCTTGTCAGATAGAGCGTGACTTGCAGAAGCGCTTCCCAAACTATCAGTGGGAGCTGAAAAATCAAGTCTACATGCACATCCACAGTCCAAACACGCTTCCTTACACCAGCGCTTGCGACGCTGTTTCTAAGTACCCTGAGCGTTGCACTGCCATTGCTGCAAGGCTCAAAGAGGATAAACTGGAGCTGTTTCTTCCCTATGGAGATGAGGACATTATGAACTTTATCGTTCGTACCACGCCACACTTTACAGAAAATAGCGCTCGGATGGAGACTTACCGCAAGCGACAGCAGAAAAAAGACTGGCGAAATAAATGGAAAAACCTGCAGATTATGGACATATAGATAACTTCTTGTCAAAAGAAGTTATTTTTTTGGTTTTTATTGTTGACAAATGTAGACGAATAATTTATAATAAATCTACAAACGTAAACGAAAGGAGTCTGTGATGACCATATCAAATGCCGAATGGGACATTATGCGAGTGGTTTGGGCACAAGAGCGTGTCACAAGCTCTGCTATTCTCACGATTTTAAACCAAAAGTTGCAATGGACGTCCTCTACCATCAAGACGCTGCTCAAGCGCCTAGTGGATAAGGGTTATCTAGCGACAGAGAAAGTCGGCAAGGGCTTTGTCTACTCAGCCTTGATTTCTGAGCAGGAAGCCATTTATCATCAGGTCGATGAACTTTTTGATAAGTTTTGTCCGACCAAGCACTTGGATATTATCCGTCATGTCATCACACGAACTGATATGACGCTAGACGATATAGAGCAGTTGCAAGAGCTTCTTGAAGCCAAAAAAGCAACTGCAGTTGACGAGGTGACTTGTACCTGCATTCCTGGGCAATGCACCTGTAAAGAACACTTAGAACTGGAGGCATCACATGGCTGAAAAAGAAGATGTATTTTTGATTGAAGGGATGACCTGTGCATCTTGTGCGCTAACGATAGAAAAAGCAGTTAATAAACTGGATAATGTGGACAATGCGGTTGTCAACCTCACTACAGAAAAGATGACCGTTGACTACCAAGGTGGCGAAGCAACTGAAGAAGCTATCAAAAAGGCAGTTGCAGACGCAGGCTACTCCGCTAGTATCTTTGACCCTGAGACGAGCAGCTCACAGGCTGAGCGCCAAGACAAGGCAACCAGCAACATGTGGCATCAGTTTCTCTGGTCTGCTGTCTTTGCAGTACCGCCTCTCTACATCTCTATGGGGAGCATGATGGGGCTTTGGGTGCCGGACTTCCTATCTCCACACCACGCTCCGATGACCTTTGCGGTGGTGCAGTTGATTTTGACACTTCCTGTTATGTACTTTGGACGTCGCTTTTATGTCAATGGGCTTCGCTCCCTCTTTAAGGGACATCCTAACATGGACTCGTTGGTTGCGATTGCGACCTTAGCAGCCTTTATCTACAGCCTTTATGGCATGTATCATATCGGACTTGGTCACGCCCACCACGCTCATGACCTCTACTTTGAGTCTGTGGCGGTTATCCTAACCCTCATCACTCTTGGGAAATATTTTGAAACCTTATCAAAAGGGCGCACCTCTGACGCTATTAAAAAACTCTTGACCTTGTCTGCCAAGGAAGCGACGGTTATCCGCGACGGTGTGGAAGCGTCTATTCCGATTGACCAAGTAGTTGTTGGTGACATCATCCTTGTCAAACCTGGGGAAAAAATCCCTGTTGACGGTGTTGTCATCTCTGGGCATTCTGCTATTGATGAGTCTATGCTGACAGGGGAGTCTATCCCTGTTGAAAAGACTGTGGACAGCCAAGTCTACGGCGCTTCTATCAATGGACAAGGCTCTCTGAAAATCCGTGCTGAAAAAGTTGGGGACGAAACGCTCCTCTCACAAATCATCAAACTGGTTGAGGATGCGCAACAAACTAAGGCGCCAATCGCTAAGATTGCAGATCGTGTGTCTGGTGTCTTTGTCCCGATTGTTATTGGGATTGCTCTTGTGACTGGTATCTTTTGGTATTTTGCCATGGGTGAGAGCTTTGTCTTTGCCCTCAAGACTGCCATTGCTGTCCTTGTTATTGCTTGTCCATGTGCGCTAGGTCTTGCTACTCCGACAGCTATTATGGTTAGTACAGGACGTGCCGCTGAAAATGGTATCCTCTTTAAACGTGGTGACACGCTTGAAAATGCCCATCACGTAGACACTATCGTCTTTGACAAGACAGGTACTATCACTCAAGGAAAACCAGAAGTTGTTAATATGACTACCTTTGGTGTGGATGCAGATGACTTGCTAGCTCAAGTGGCTTCTATCGAGAAACTCTCAGAGCACCCACTCAGTCAAGCGATTGTGGAAAAAGCGTCTGAGAAAAATCTTGACTTCCACACCGTGGATAACTTCATGTCTCTGACAGGTCTTGGCTTGCAAGCGGATATTGCAGGTCGCACCCTCTATGTCGGCAATGACAAACTCATGGCGGACAAAGCGATTGACATC encodes:
- the infB gene encoding translation initiation factor IF-2, which codes for MSKKRLYEIAKEVGKPSKEIVAYAQSLGLEVKSHSSSVEESDAKRIVANFSAPKKVEKAPQKTNDKNVVAKPAAERKEEPKAQKAQPAPATQTKPQSRNFKAEREAKAREQEQRRQNNRRANDRKADRGERRDNRNQKSSQNRNNRPQNGQNRFANNRQADNRANKQAGGRIDFKARAAALKAEQNAEYSRMSEERFHKEQEAKANRQKEEALAKKAKSEAKVKEEATKAKQAPAAKVAVAQEPAKEAVDTRRKKQNRPDKSRDYNRDNEDGPKQTKNKRSWNSQNQVRNQRNSNWNPKKNKKGKNNRNSAPKPVTERKFHELPKEFEYTEGMTVAEIAKRIKREPAEIVKKLFMMGVMATQNQSLDGDTIELLMVDYGIEAHAKVEVDEADIERFFVDDDYLNKDKLEERPPVVTIMGHVDHGKTTLLDTLRNSRVATGEAGGITQHIGAYQIEADGKKITFLDTPGHAAFTSMRARGASVTDITILIVAADDGVMPQTIEAINHSKAAGVPIIVAINKIDKPGANPERVIGELAEHGVISTAWGGDSEFVEISAKFGQNIDELLETVLLVAEMEELKADPTVRAIGTVIEARLDKGKGAVATLLVQQGTLHVQDPIVVGNTFGRVRAMVNDLGRRVKVAGPSTPVSITGLNEAPMAGDHFAVYVDEKAARAAGEERAKRALLKQRQMTHRVSLENLFDTLKAGEVKSVNVIIKADVQGSVEALAASLLKIDVEGVKVNVVHSAVGAINESDVTLAEASNAVIIGFNVRPTPQARQQADSDDVEIRLHSIIYKVIEEVEDAMKGMLDPEFEEKIIGEAIVRETFKVSKVGTIGGFMVTSGKVTRDSSVRVIRDGVVIYDGKLASLKHFKDDVKEIGNAQEGGLMIEGYNDIKVDDVIEAYIMEEIDRL
- the rbfA gene encoding 30S ribosome-binding factor RbfA — encoded protein: MANSFRVDRVGMEIKREVNEILQKKVRDPRVQNVTITDVQMLGDLSMAKVFYTVMSDLASDNEKAQIGLEKATGTIKRELGKNLSMYKIPDLTFIKDESIAYGNKIDQMLRDLDAKK
- a CDS encoding CopY/TcrY family copper transport repressor gives rise to the protein MTISNAEWDIMRVVWAQERVTSSAILTILNQKLQWTSSTIKTLLKRLVDKGYLATEKVGKGFVYSALISEQEAIYHQVDELFDKFCPTKHLDIIRHVITRTDMTLDDIEQLQELLEAKKATAVDEVTCTCIPGQCTCKEHLELEASHG
- a CDS encoding bacteriocin immunity protein yields the protein MKTKKERELLLTESYNVILDERTSAKERKLLQVFNHSVESGKDFEVACRELKSALERLALRQLAQKEKLSVGISQLYHKLSSSSLRENLEKGFAMSAMYIRDWY
- a CDS encoding nucleotidyltransferase family protein, with the protein product MDLERLFTSDEELMAILSTIADLGLKDAWLAAGTLRNYVWNSLSGKNGLEEMSDVDVVFFDPELSYEASCQIERDLQKRFPNYQWELKNQVYMHIHSPNTLPYTSACDAVSKYPERCTAIAARLKEDKLELFLPYGDEDIMNFIVRTTPHFTENSARMETYRKRQQKKDWRNKWKNLQIMDI